TTCGGATCGAGTGTCAGCTTGAACGTGGAGCCGATCAGTGGTTTGAAGAAGCTGGCCAGTGGATTGTCAGGAGCATCCTTGGCAGTGGAATCAAACTTGATTTCATTGCCTGAGATGTTGATCTTCATCACGACGGATTCGATCTTCTGCAGGAGAACAATCTTGCTGGCGTCAACGTCTTCAACCTTCCAGGAGAAGACAAATTCCTGTTCCTGCTTCTGATCAACGTTGGTGTTCATCACCTTCATTTTCTGTTCGGTGATGGTGCGGAGTTTCTGGTAAAGCACCTTGTCCTTGGCAAACTTCCAGGAGAGTTCCGTTTCACCGGAGGCAGGAGCAGCAGCAGGAGCCTTCGACTCGGCTGGGGTTTTGGCGGGTGCATCTTTCTTTTCCTGGGCGACGGTTGCCGTCAGGCCAAGCACTGTTGCCAGCCCCAGGACCCATAGAAATCGCTTCATCACTGCAAATACTCCTTGATTAGAACCTTAGCAAAGGTTTGATGTATGGTTATGATACCGAACAGCAAGATGAGCCATAAGTGAAATTGTTATCATCACTTCGGGCGAATGGCATTATCCGTACGGGTGATTTCGACCAGATTGTCAAAAAAGGTAGCTCCGCCGCCTAAATCTGTTACGCGGGTCGACGTGGTTACGTTCGCATTCTTACCATCTACCGTGTATTCGCTCCACCAGATACCCTGTGAAACCACCGTTCCCGCCTTCACTTCCTGGCCCACTTCAGCAACTGCAAGGTAGTTGCCCCGGTCATTATAAACCTTGACCCAGTCATTATTTCTGATTCCACGCAGTTCCGCATCCTTTTCATGCAGGATGACGGTTGCCTGGCCAGCATCACGACGCAAGCTGGCCACATTGACAAAGCTCGAATTCAGGAACGAAGGACTCGGTGGAGAAACCATCTGGAGCGGATATTTCCTCGATAATACAGGATTGGTGAGAGGATCTTCCGCGGGAGGTGTATAGGTAGGCAGCGGATCCACGCCTTGTTCAGCCAGCAATGAACTGTAGATTTCACACTTTCCCGAAGCTGTTGGAAAGTAGCCCGTCGCAAACGGAGCATAATCAACGGGGATATTGAGCCGAACAGGGCCTTCCTTCTTTAATCGCTCCAGAGAAATACCTGCCAACGGATTTTCTGCACCCTCGGGTTTGCGTTCCGGTTTGACCAAGGCATCGGCAGGATGTGGTGTTGGCTGGAGTAATTCGCGAGCCAGATCTTCATCGGTTAGATCAAAAAGCTCAGCAGGCAACTGCATGGCACGAGCAAGCAGGCGGAAAACATCCGTATTCGATTTGCATTCGCCTAACGGTGCGATGACCGGTTCATTCAACTGCAGGTAGCAGTGACCATAGGAATGATGAAGATCAAAATGTTCCAGTTGCGAAGTCGCAGGTAGAACAATATCTGCCCACTTGGCGGTATCGGTCATGAACAGATCATGGACCACGGTAAACAAATCTTCCCGGGCTAAACCTTTCCAGACCCGTTCCACATCAGGACAGATGGCAGCAGGATTGGAATTGTAAACATAGAGTGCCTTCACAGGCGGTCCAGGCAACTCGCCATTCAGAGCCTCTGCCAGGTTGACCATATTAATGGTGCGTGTGCCCGGCGGTATGAGATCAGGTCGTTCCAGCCGATGCCCAGGCAAACCATACAGTTTGCTGGTACTCAATAGCGCCCCACCACCTTGGTCACGCCAGGCACCCACCACTGCAGGCAGTACACAGATAGTGCGAACAGCCATGCCTCCGCCATAGTGTCTCTGCAGACCATAGTTCAGGCGAATAAGGCTGGGGCGTTTCGTTGCATATTCCCTTGTCAACTGTTCCAGATCGCTGACCGGTATACCGGTGATCTGTGAGACTCGATCAGGTGGGTACTCCTTCAGCACACGTTCACGCAGAGCCTCAGCGCCGATGCAATGATCTCGAAGGAAGGCATCATCCTGCCAGCGGTTCTGGAAAATCAGATGCATCATGCCCAGAGCCAGGGCGCCATCAGTGCCCGGGCGAATGGGAATCCACCAGTCGCTGCGGGCAGCCGTTTTGCTTTTGAATGGATCGATCGTAATGATTCTTGCACCCAGCTTGCGGGCCTGGTGCATGATCGACCAGAGATGCATGTTGGTCACGCTGGTGTTGGAGCCCCAGTTGATGATGCATCGGCTATGAATGACGGTTTCTGGATCGATGGCGGCACGGGTTCCCAGCGTGTAGGTGCTCCCAACAGTTCCCGCGGTGGCACAGATCGTTCGATCCAGCAGACTGGCTCCAGACAGGTGGAAGAAACGTCGGTCGAGACTGTTGCCTTGCAGTTGCCCCATGGTGCCTGCGTAGCTGTAAGGCAGGATTGACTGTGGGCCGTCACTCGATTGCGATATCGAGGTAAACCTGTTCGCAATGGTATCGATGGCTTCCTGCCAGGTAATGCGGGTAAATGAACCATCTCCCTTGGGGCCTATGCGTTTCAGCGGGAACATCAGCCTGTCTGGATGATAGACACGTTCGAGATATCGATTGACTTTGACACAGAGGAATCCGCGGGTGAAGGGATGGTTTTTGTCGCCTCGCAAATCGATGGCTCGACCATCAGAAACGTGAACCGTCATGCCACAGGTATCTGGGCAATCGTGCGGACAAACTGCGCGATGAGTTGTCGAACTGCGAGGAGACAACCATTGTGAAGAGTCAGCCTGGCTCATGGAAAAGTTCCCTGAAATAGTGCTCTTTTTGAACCTCATCATGATTTTGTAATATTTTTGCGATTCTCGCAGCTTTCGCTTGATATCCGTTCTCTCAACTGTTACAAATGGTTATCGTCAGAAAATAATATCAGGTGTGTGGCCTGGTATGTCACGGAATCTTGGCATTGTAATTGTTCATGCAGCAACCGCGACCTGACAACCGGGATTTCTCGGGCTCTCCTTATAGTTCGGAGGTTTTGCACATGCGGAGGACTCTGTTCGCCAAAAAGCCTTGTCACCAGCCGAGGCGGATGGGCTTTACGCTCATCGAATTGCTGGTAGTAATCGCCATTATAGCGTTATTGATGGCACTGTTGCTGCCTGCCATCCAGAAAGTGCGTGAAGCAGCCAACAAGATGTTGTGTGCTTCGAACGAAAGGCAGATCGTCATTGCTTGCCATAATTACCATGGTGATTTTGGAAGATTGCCACCAGGCAACCTGGGGCCAATTCCTGCCAATGCGCCCTCGGGCAGCCTGACCGATGCCAATGGTTCTCACGTAGGATTGCTGGCCATCATCCTGCCTTACATTGAAGGTGATAACATCTTCAAGGTCTTCAACCCGTTGGTGGTTCTTGACGTGACCCGTAACGGCATCCGCTGGTATGCATTGCCCAATTTAAGTG
The DNA window shown above is from Planctomycetia bacterium and carries:
- a CDS encoding molybdopterin oxidoreductase family protein, with the protein product MSQADSSQWLSPRSSTTHRAVCPHDCPDTCGMTVHVSDGRAIDLRGDKNHPFTRGFLCVKVNRYLERVYHPDRLMFPLKRIGPKGDGSFTRITWQEAIDTIANRFTSISQSSDGPQSILPYSYAGTMGQLQGNSLDRRFFHLSGASLLDRTICATAGTVGSTYTLGTRAAIDPETVIHSRCIINWGSNTSVTNMHLWSIMHQARKLGARIITIDPFKSKTAARSDWWIPIRPGTDGALALGMMHLIFQNRWQDDAFLRDHCIGAEALRERVLKEYPPDRVSQITGIPVSDLEQLTREYATKRPSLIRLNYGLQRHYGGGMAVRTICVLPAVVGAWRDQGGGALLSTSKLYGLPGHRLERPDLIPPGTRTINMVNLAEALNGELPGPPVKALYVYNSNPAAICPDVERVWKGLAREDLFTVVHDLFMTDTAKWADIVLPATSQLEHFDLHHSYGHCYLQLNEPVIAPLGECKSNTDVFRLLARAMQLPAELFDLTDEDLARELLQPTPHPADALVKPERKPEGAENPLAGISLERLKKEGPVRLNIPVDYAPFATGYFPTASGKCEIYSSLLAEQGVDPLPTYTPPAEDPLTNPVLSRKYPLQMVSPPSPSFLNSSFVNVASLRRDAGQATVILHEKDAELRGIRNNDWVKVYNDRGNYLAVAEVGQEVKAGTVVSQGIWWSEYTVDGKNANVTTSTRVTDLGGGATFFDNLVEITRTDNAIRPK